A stretch of DNA from Candidatus Polarisedimenticolaceae bacterium:
CTAGACTTAAACCTTTCCGGGTCCGAGGCGCGGGAATCTTCGTCCTACTTCCGCCTTTCGTATTGACAGCCCCTCCCTCGCTCGCCTACCCTCCCGCTCGGTTTCGTCGCGTCCCGAACACCCCGCCTCCCCGGAGAGTTCCCCATGGCGCTGGATCTCAAGGACCGTCTGAAGGCGATGGACCTCGCCGTCTCCCAGATCGAGAGACAGTTCGGCAAGGGCTCCATCATGAAACTCGGCGACCGCCAGCAGGTGGATGTCGCCGCGATCTCCACGACCTCCCTCTCGGTCGATTTCGCGCTCGGCGTGGGCGGGATCCCCCGCGGCCGCGTCGTCGAGATCTTCGGACCGGAATCCTCGGGCAAGACGACGCTCGCGCTGCACATCGTCGCCGAGACCCAGAGGCTCGGCGGCATCGCGGCGTTCATCGACGCCGAGCACGCCCTCGATCCCGAATACGCCGGCAAGCTCGGCTGCGACACCGACAACCTCATGGTCTCTCAACCCGACTCCGGCGAGCAGGCCCTCGAGATCGCCGAGATCCTGATCCGCTCGGGCGCCGTCGACCTCGTCGTCGTCGACTCGGTCGCCGCGCTCGTCCCGAAGGCCGAGCTCGACGGCGAGATGGGCGATTCGCACGTCGGCCTGCAGGCCCGACTCATGTCGCAGGCGCTGCGCAAGCTCACCGGCATCGTCTCGAAGAGCAAGACGGCGCTCGTCTTCATCAACCAAATCCGCGACAAGATCGGCGTGATGTTCGGCAGCCCCGAGACGACGACGGGCGGACGCGCGCTGAAGTTCTACGCGTCGATCCGCATCGACATCCGCCGCATCGGCGCGATCAAGGAGGGCGAGGAGACCACGGGGTCCCGCACCCGCCTGCGCGTCGTCAAGAACAAGGTCGCCCCGCCGTTCCGCTCGGCGGAGTTCGACATCCTCTACGGCGAAGGCATCTCGAAGGAAGGCGACCTGATCGACCTCGGGATCGCGCACAAGCTCGTGGACAAGTCGGGCTCGTGGTTCTCCTACGGTGAGATCCGCCTGGGCCAGGGCCGGGAAAACGCGCGGCAGTTCCTGAAGGACAACCCCGAGCTCGCGACCGAGCTCGACCGGAAGCTCCGGCAGACGCTGGGGCTGGTGAAGGGGAACGGCGCCGAGGCTCCCGCCGCCGTGGAGGCGCCGAAGGCGGCCCCCGCGATCGTCGAGGCGCGCCCGAGACCCGCGGCCCGTCCGTCCTGATCCGCCGCCGTTCTTGACGATTCGCGAGGCCGCGTGCCACCATGCGCGGCCTCGCGCGCAGCTCCCGTGGCTCGGTAGCTCAGTTGGTAGAGCGAGGGACTGAAAATCCCTGCGTCGCTGGTTCAATTCCGGCCCGAGCCACCAACTCGAACCTTCAAGCCCCCATCGCTCCCGGCCAGAAGGGCATCTCGTCGGTGAGGGTCTCGCGATCGCACCGCTTCGGGATTTCGCCGCGCCGCACGCTCTCGAGCCGGCGGTCGAGCTTGGCCTGCTGCTCCTCGAGCGAACCGTAGCTGTGGTTCAGCTCCGCCGGGTCGAGGGGCCTGCCTTCGCTGCCGGCGTACTCCGCGCCGAATCGCGCCGCGAACGCCTCCGCGTGAGCGTCGTGCATCTGGCGCAGCGCGAGAAGGACGCGCCCGTCCGGCGTACGGCGCGGCGTCCCGGCCGCGAGACTGAGGTACCACCGGATCGCCGAGGAAGCGGCGAGGGCCACCCCGTCGGCATCGTCGAAGTAGAAACGGTTCATCATCGCCCCTCCTCCTTTCCACCCCGGCGCGTGTCGATCGTCCGGCGCGCCGCGCGTCGCATCCCCCGGATCTCCTCGAGCATCGCGAGCACTTCTTCCCGGTCGGCGCGCACACGCTCCGCCTCGGCGCGCACGCGCTCGAGCAGCCCCCCGTCGTCGAGCCAGTGACGGATCAGGTCGCGCACGAGCGACGCGACCGGGCGCCCTCCCGAGCGTTCCCTCAGCCGCTCGAGCTCGTCGCGCCGGAGCCGCACCCCGAGCAACACGCCGAGGCGGTCGGCCTCGGGGCGCGGCTTGGGACCCGGCTTCGCGCGTCGCGCTCGCATGCACGACCGCGTTATATCACAATCGAATAATGTTATACGACATTAAACGCACACGAACGCGGCGCGGCTTCCGGCGACTCCTCCGGGCTCGGGATTACTCGATCGGGCCGGACGGGCGGATCGGGTCCTGGGGGGCGGCTCCGCGCGACCGCAGCAGGCCGTAGGCGAGCACGAGCGCGAACCAGATCGCGAGGGAGATCAGCACGGTCGTCATCGTTCGGTCTCCGGGACGAGGGTTTCGGGGGCGCGGGCCGACGCCTCGCGCGCCCGGGCGACCCGGCGCGCGATCTCCATCGTGACCGGCCCGGGGACGCCGCGCCCGACGCGGCGGCCGTCCACGGCGAGCAGCGGGCGCACGCCGCGCAGGCTCGACGTGAGGAACGCCTCCTCGGCGCGCAGGAGGCGCTCCATCCGGACGCGACCTTCGTGGATGCTCAGGCCCATCGCGCGTGCCGCGTCGAGGGCGTGGGCGCGTGTCGTTCCCGCGAGAACCCCTTCCCGCGGCGACGCGGTGAACAACGCCCTGCCCCCCACGAGGAACAGGTTGCTCGCGCACCCTTCGAGCAGATGCCCGCGCGCGTTGCGCCAGAGCCCTTCGTCGGCGCCTCGGCGACGGGCTTCCTCGAGGCCGAGCGCGAACGGGCCGTAACTCGTCGACTTCACTCCGCCGAGCGGGTCCGCCACGCTTCGGGACCAGGGGAGCACGACCGCGGTCGCCGGCCGTCCCTCCTCCTCCGGGCTCATCGCGCCGCCGAACACCGCCCAGTGGCCGCCGCGCACGGCGAGGATCTTCATCCACCCCGTCCCCGCCCCGGCGTGCGCCGCGTAACCGAGGCAGGCGGCGACGAGCACCTCGGGCTCCGGGAGCGGCACTCCCAAGCGCGCCGCGCTCGCTCCCAGCCGGGCCACGTGATCGTCGAGGTCGAGCACGCGCCCCTCGCGGACGGCGAGCGTCTCGAAGACGCCGAGCCCCGACTGCACGGACGGATCGGCGAGGGGGAGCGAGGCCTCCCCGGGGGCGACCCACCGGCCGTCGAACAGGACCGCGCCTTCGGGGACCGGAAAACTCAACGGGCCTCCTCGGGATCCCGACCGAACACGCGCAGGATCGCCCGCGCCTTCGCGTTCGACTCTTCCCACTCGCCGCGAGGGTCCGAGTCCGCGGTCACGCCGCCGCCCGCACCGATCGATGCGACCCCGCGTTCCAGGACGACCGATCGTATCAGGATGCTGGAGGCGGTGCTGCCGTCGTCGGCGAACCAGAACAGGCTTCCGGTGTACCAGCCTCGGGGAACGGGCTCGAGCTCGGCCAGGGCCTCGCGCGCCGCGAGCTTCGGGGCACCGGTGATCGATCCACCGGGGAACACCGCCCGCACGAGTTCCCCCGGGCCGACCTCCGCACGCAGCAGGCCCTCGACCCGAGCGACGAGATGGTGGACCGCCGGGTAGGTTCGCAAGGCCGCGATCTCCGGCACCCTCACGCTCCCGGTCTCGCAGACGCGACCGAGGTCGTTCCGTTCCAGGTCGACGATCATCACGAGCTCGGCACGGTCCTTCTCCGAAGCGAGGAGCGCCGCGGCCGCGGCGGCGTCGGAGGCGGCGTCGTCGCCGCGGGGACGGGTTCCCTTGATCGGGCGGGTCGTGACGCGCCCCTCGCGATCGACGTCGACGAACACCTCCGGCGAGACCGACGCGAGC
This window harbors:
- the recA gene encoding recombinase RecA, producing the protein MALDLKDRLKAMDLAVSQIERQFGKGSIMKLGDRQQVDVAAISTTSLSVDFALGVGGIPRGRVVEIFGPESSGKTTLALHIVAETQRLGGIAAFIDAEHALDPEYAGKLGCDTDNLMVSQPDSGEQALEIAEILIRSGAVDLVVVDSVAALVPKAELDGEMGDSHVGLQARLMSQALRKLTGIVSKSKTALVFINQIRDKIGVMFGSPETTTGGRALKFYASIRIDIRRIGAIKEGEETTGSRTRLRVVKNKVAPPFRSAEFDILYGEGISKEGDLIDLGIAHKLVDKSGSWFSYGEIRLGQGRENARQFLKDNPELATELDRKLRQTLGLVKGNGAEAPAAVEAPKAAPAIVEARPRPAARPS
- a CDS encoding anthranilate synthase component I family protein, which gives rise to MHPALRSAIEAASALREPHLPSLVFSGDPAYDGAWPSLVAIERAAAATIPLDRIDRRVRERRRRGGPSGTGVAAVFAYESAETCLALEVDAALTWTSGQPEIVATDPPTLRRARARVSSAPAREPGAFHARGPLRTSLPRERYEAAVERIRSRIALGDFYQANLTQRFEIGFDGDPFAAWRALLEAGPAPRAAFLETSHASLASVSPEVFVDVDREGRVTTRPIKGTRPRGDDAASDAAAAAALLASEKDRAELVMIVDLERNDLGRVCETGSVRVPEIAALRTYPAVHHLVARVEGLLRAEVGPGELVRAVFPGGSITGAPKLAAREALAELEPVPRGWYTGSLFWFADDGSTASSILIRSVVLERGVASIGAGGGVTADSDPRGEWEESNAKARAILRVFGRDPEEAR
- a CDS encoding aminotransferase class IV; the protein is MSFPVPEGAVLFDGRWVAPGEASLPLADPSVQSGLGVFETLAVREGRVLDLDDHVARLGASAARLGVPLPEPEVLVAACLGYAAHAGAGTGWMKILAVRGGHWAVFGGAMSPEEEGRPATAVVLPWSRSVADPLGGVKSTSYGPFALGLEEARRRGADEGLWRNARGHLLEGCASNLFLVGGRALFTASPREGVLAGTTRAHALDAARAMGLSIHEGRVRMERLLRAEEAFLTSSLRGVRPLLAVDGRRVGRGVPGPVTMEIARRVARAREASARAPETLVPETER